One region of Aminobacterium colombiense DSM 12261 genomic DNA includes:
- a CDS encoding NAD/NADP-dependent octopine/nopaline dehydrogenase family protein, with protein sequence MNRVAVLGAGNGGLSIGAFLSLSGCSVQLFDKFPAAIEQIREAGGVTLKGVSRTGFAKFDMITTNVVEAIEGCRMILVVTPAFAHRELAETMAPYLDRGQKIVLNPGRTAGAIEFHMRAKAINPKADFVVAEAQSLIYACRKTGPAEVTIFKVKNEMALAALPATRTEEVLQELKPFYPQFIAAENVLETSLLNIGAIFHPTPALLNIARIENKELFEYYMDGITPCVSNVLERIDAERVAVAKAFGVKTMTCIEWLEDVYGSPHTDSDSIYEAVQKQDGYRGIEAPQNPFARYISEDVPMSLVPLAEFGRITGVPTPTMNLMIDLANLIHQKDYRAEGRTLARLGLEGVFLDDLKKFVATGTPLP encoded by the coding sequence TTGAATAGAGTTGCTGTCCTCGGAGCCGGAAACGGCGGATTAAGTATAGGGGCTTTTTTATCACTGAGCGGATGTAGCGTACAGCTTTTTGATAAATTCCCAGCGGCGATCGAGCAAATCAGAGAGGCTGGCGGCGTTACCCTTAAAGGGGTTTCTCGTACCGGTTTTGCTAAGTTTGACATGATAACCACAAATGTAGTGGAAGCCATAGAGGGTTGCCGCATGATCCTTGTGGTCACTCCGGCCTTTGCCCACAGGGAACTGGCAGAGACGATGGCCCCCTATCTTGATAGGGGACAGAAAATCGTTTTGAACCCGGGTCGAACTGCCGGAGCCATAGAGTTTCATATGAGAGCGAAGGCTATCAATCCCAAAGCAGATTTTGTAGTGGCAGAGGCTCAGTCCCTCATTTACGCCTGCCGTAAAACGGGACCTGCAGAAGTCACTATTTTCAAGGTTAAAAATGAAATGGCTTTGGCTGCTCTTCCCGCCACGAGAACAGAGGAAGTGCTTCAGGAACTGAAGCCTTTCTACCCTCAGTTCATCGCGGCAGAAAATGTTCTCGAGACAAGTCTGCTTAATATTGGGGCTATTTTTCATCCTACACCCGCCTTGCTCAACATCGCAAGAATAGAAAACAAAGAACTTTTTGAGTATTACATGGATGGCATCACCCCTTGTGTAAGCAACGTTTTAGAGCGGATCGACGCAGAGCGTGTGGCTGTTGCCAAAGCTTTTGGCGTAAAGACGATGACATGTATTGAATGGCTTGAGGATGTCTACGGGTCTCCCCATACAGACAGTGATTCTATTTATGAAGCCGTACAGAAACAGGACGGCTACCGAGGCATCGAAGCCCCTCAAAATCCTTTCGCCAGGTACATTTCTGAGGATGTCCCCATGAGCCTGGTTCCCCTGGCAGAGTTTGGACGCATTACCGGTGTTCCTACTCCCACCATGAACCTGATGATTGATCTTGCCAACCTGATCCATCAGAAGGATTATCGGGCAGAAGGAAGAACTCTCGCCCGTCTGGGGCTAGAAGGGGTTTTTCTTGATGATTTGAAAAAGTTTGTCGCAACAGGTACGCCGCTGCCATAA
- the dnaK gene encoding molecular chaperone DnaK, translating to MKKAVGIDLGTTNSVIAVVEGGVPTVIANSEGSRTTPSVVAYTRDGERLVGAMAKRQATLNPDGTLFSVKRFIGRTYDEVTSEMKIVPYKVKEGPNKAVRFEAWGKEYAPEEISAQVLKKLVSDASSYLGDAITDVVITIPAYFNDAQRQATKDAASIAGLNVLRIINEPTAAALAYGLEKQKEQKILVFDLGGGTFDVSILDIGEGVVEVLATSGDTHLGGDDFDKVLVDYIADEFRKENGIDLRKDRQALQRLYEGAEKAKCELSGRTSTEISLPFITADATGPKHLSMNLTRAKLEQLTEPLVKRCLKPMQDALAGAKLSASDIDEVVLVGGATRMPAVQAIVKEFTGGKNPNMSVNPDEVVAMGAAIQAGILKGEMKDVLLLDVIPLSLGVETMGGVMTKVIEKNTTIPYKKTETFTTAEDNQPAVDIVILQGEREMAADNRVLGNFKLEGIRRAPRGIPQIEVTLDVDANGILKVSARDRDTGKEQQITIAGSTNLDKKEVERMVREAQEHSAEDRKKRERADAKNELETLTYRLEKELTEKESILEPAQRSRARNLLEEGKDLLKKPDATVESMKVSISELQQVLQVVASAEPGNQKEGQGEGSQSEDVVDAEFTDSGQGSDS from the coding sequence ATGAAAAAAGCTGTTGGTATTGATCTTGGAACGACCAATTCTGTTATTGCAGTGGTAGAGGGCGGAGTTCCTACTGTTATCGCCAATTCAGAAGGAAGCCGGACAACCCCGTCTGTAGTCGCCTATACCAGAGATGGGGAGCGTTTGGTGGGAGCTATGGCAAAACGGCAGGCGACCTTAAATCCCGATGGAACCCTTTTTTCTGTGAAGCGTTTTATAGGGCGTACTTACGATGAAGTAACATCAGAGATGAAAATAGTTCCCTACAAAGTCAAGGAAGGACCGAACAAGGCGGTACGATTTGAGGCCTGGGGCAAAGAATATGCTCCAGAGGAGATAAGCGCCCAGGTGCTGAAAAAATTGGTCAGCGACGCGAGTTCGTACCTTGGGGATGCCATTACAGATGTTGTCATTACCATACCGGCATACTTTAACGATGCCCAGCGGCAGGCAACGAAAGACGCGGCATCCATTGCCGGCTTAAATGTGCTCAGAATCATCAATGAACCCACAGCTGCGGCTCTTGCCTACGGCCTTGAAAAACAGAAAGAGCAGAAGATTCTTGTTTTTGATTTGGGCGGCGGAACCTTTGACGTTTCCATCCTCGATATCGGCGAGGGGGTTGTCGAAGTGTTGGCCACTTCTGGTGATACCCACCTCGGCGGTGACGATTTCGATAAAGTTCTCGTGGATTATATCGCAGATGAATTTAGAAAAGAAAATGGCATTGATTTGAGAAAAGATCGTCAGGCCCTTCAGCGGCTTTATGAAGGGGCGGAAAAGGCGAAATGCGAGCTTTCCGGGAGAACGTCTACAGAGATCAGTCTGCCCTTTATTACTGCTGACGCTACTGGACCCAAGCATCTAAGCATGAATCTGACCAGGGCTAAATTAGAGCAGCTTACGGAACCGCTAGTGAAACGATGTCTTAAGCCCATGCAAGATGCTCTTGCCGGAGCCAAACTGTCTGCTTCGGATATCGATGAAGTTGTTCTTGTGGGAGGGGCTACGCGAATGCCCGCTGTACAGGCCATTGTTAAAGAGTTTACAGGGGGAAAAAATCCAAATATGTCTGTTAATCCCGATGAGGTCGTGGCTATGGGAGCGGCTATCCAGGCTGGTATTTTAAAGGGTGAAATGAAAGATGTTCTTCTTCTCGACGTCATTCCCCTGTCTCTTGGAGTGGAGACCATGGGAGGCGTTATGACAAAGGTCATCGAGAAGAATACCACCATCCCTTATAAAAAGACTGAGACCTTCACAACAGCTGAAGACAACCAGCCGGCGGTGGACATTGTCATTCTCCAGGGAGAGCGGGAAATGGCTGCGGATAACAGAGTTCTCGGTAATTTTAAATTAGAGGGCATACGAAGGGCCCCTCGAGGCATTCCTCAAATAGAAGTGACCCTCGATGTCGATGCTAATGGAATCCTGAAAGTTTCGGCACGAGATAGAGATACGGGAAAAGAACAGCAGATTACCATAGCCGGTTCTACCAACCTCGATAAAAAAGAGGTGGAACGGATGGTGCGGGAAGCTCAGGAGCATTCTGCGGAAGACCGTAAAAAAAGGGAAAGGGCTGATGCTAAGAATGAACTGGAAACCCTTACATACAGACTGGAGAAAGAACTGACTGAAAAAGAAAGCATCCTTGAGCCGGCCCAAAGATCCAGGGCCCGTAATTTGCTGGAGGAAGGGAAAGATCTGCTCAAAAAACCTGATGCAACAGTCGAGAGCATGAAGGTAAGCATATCTGAACTGCAACAGGTCCTTCAGGTGGTAGCTTCCGCTGAACCGGGCAATCAAAAAGAAGGTCAAGGGGAAGGCAGCCAGTCTGAAGATGTGGTGGATGCTGAATTTACTGATTCAGGCCAGGGGAGCGATAGTTAA